The following proteins are co-located in the Candidatus Competibacteraceae bacterium genome:
- the thiO gene encoding glycine oxidase ThiO: protein MHPYHIAVIGAGITGLTHALCLQRQGHRISVYERGGGRLDHHCSHVGAGMLAPYCELSEAETEIAGWGISALALWRQIVPTLAQAVHMSCEGTLVVAHHRDRAGMQHLAERVEHAGFGAHLQWLRRDELRELEPELEGRFGEGLYLSPEGEIDPRSLLPALVATLRRDGARVEFMTEVEDLAPGEITVLGERRGFDWVLDCRGLAASDQMTDLRGVRGEILTLRTSEVRLRRPIRMMHPRYPLYIVPRPGDRFVVGATSIESDSLRPATVRSALELLSAAYALHPAFAEAEIVEMNVQCRPTLPDHLPRIVQQDNLLRINGLYRHGYLLGPLVAETVATFICDQRRPAETAKLWEVPTPR from the coding sequence GTGCATCCATACCACATCGCCGTGATCGGCGCGGGCATTACCGGTCTGACCCATGCCCTGTGCTTGCAGCGCCAGGGGCATCGAATCAGCGTTTACGAGCGCGGCGGCGGGCGTCTGGACCATCATTGCAGCCATGTCGGGGCGGGGATGCTGGCTCCGTACTGCGAACTGAGCGAGGCGGAAACCGAAATCGCTGGCTGGGGCATCTCGGCCCTCGCGTTGTGGCGGCAAATCGTGCCGACGCTCGCGCAAGCCGTGCACATGAGCTGCGAGGGCACGCTGGTGGTCGCGCATCATCGGGACCGGGCGGGCATGCAACATCTGGCCGAGCGGGTCGAGCACGCCGGCTTCGGCGCGCATCTGCAATGGTTGCGGCGCGACGAGTTGCGCGAGTTGGAACCCGAACTGGAAGGCCGCTTCGGCGAAGGGCTATACCTTTCCCCCGAAGGCGAGATCGACCCGCGTTCCTTGCTGCCCGCCCTGGTCGCGACGCTGCGTCGGGATGGCGCGAGAGTGGAATTCATGACCGAGGTTGAAGACTTGGCGCCGGGAGAGATCACCGTGCTGGGCGAACGCCGTGGCTTCGACTGGGTGCTGGATTGCCGGGGATTGGCGGCCAGTGACCAGATGACGGATTTGCGGGGGGTTCGGGGTGAAATTTTGACTCTGCGTACCAGCGAGGTTCGCCTGCGCCGCCCGATCCGCATGATGCACCCTCGTTATCCGCTGTATATCGTGCCGCGTCCCGGAGATCGTTTCGTGGTCGGGGCGACCAGCATCGAAAGCGACTCGTTGCGGCCAGCGACCGTCCGTTCCGCCCTGGAGCTGCTTTCGGCGGCTTACGCCTTGCATCCGGCTTTCGCCGAAGCGGAGATCGTGGAGATGAATGTCCAGTGCCGACCGACCTTGCCCGATCATTTGCCTCGCATCGTCCAGCAAGATAATTTATTGCGCATCAATGGCTTATACCGGCATGGTTATCTGCTTGGCCCGCTGGTCGCGGAGACCGTCGCAACCTTCATTTGCGACCAGCGCCGGCCCGCCGAGACGGCGAAGCTTTGGGAGGTGCCCACCCCGCGCTAG
- a CDS encoding quinone oxidoreductase: MPKAIRIHEYGGPEVLRWEEVEVGEPGPGQLRVRHGAVGLNYIDVYHRTGLYPLPSLPWTLGMEGAGQVEAVGEGVSEFKAGDRIAYASPPVGAYAEVRLMPADRVVALPDTIDDRTAAAMMLQGMTAQYLLRRTYRVQAGDAILLHAAAGGVGLIVSQWARHLGAIVIGTVGSDEKAELARAHGCHHVIVYSRENFTERVREITGGQGVVAVYDSVGQETFMGSLDCLRRLGMMISFGNASGPVPPFDPGILAAKGSLFLTRPSLMAYTAERADLLASAAELFEVVSSGAVRIEVRQTYLLAETAAAHRDLEARKTTGSTVLLP; the protein is encoded by the coding sequence ATGCCCAAAGCCATCCGCATCCATGAATACGGCGGTCCCGAAGTGCTGCGCTGGGAAGAGGTGGAGGTGGGGGAGCCCGGGCCGGGCCAGCTTCGGGTGCGCCACGGCGCCGTCGGCCTCAACTATATCGACGTCTATCACCGCACCGGCCTGTATCCCTTGCCGTCGCTGCCCTGGACGCTGGGCATGGAAGGCGCGGGGCAAGTGGAGGCGGTGGGCGAGGGGGTGAGCGAATTCAAGGCCGGCGACCGGATCGCCTATGCCAGCCCGCCGGTCGGCGCCTACGCCGAAGTCCGCTTGATGCCGGCCGACCGGGTCGTGGCGCTGCCCGACACCATCGACGATCGAACCGCCGCCGCGATGATGCTGCAAGGCATGACCGCGCAGTATCTGCTGCGGCGTACCTACCGGGTGCAGGCGGGGGATGCCATTTTGCTGCACGCCGCCGCCGGCGGAGTTGGGCTGATCGTCAGTCAGTGGGCGCGACATCTGGGGGCGATTGTGATCGGTACGGTGGGCAGCGACGAGAAAGCCGAATTGGCCCGCGCCCACGGATGCCATCACGTCATCGTTTACAGCCGCGAAAATTTCACCGAGCGGGTGCGCGAGATCACCGGCGGTCAAGGCGTGGTGGCGGTCTATGACTCGGTCGGTCAGGAGACCTTCATGGGCTCGCTGGACTGTCTGCGCCGGCTGGGCATGATGATCAGCTTCGGTAACGCCTCGGGACCGGTGCCGCCCTTCGATCCGGGTATTCTGGCCGCCAAGGGTTCGCTGTTCCTGACCCGGCCCAGCCTGATGGCCTACACGGCTGAGCGCGCGGATTTGCTGGCCAGCGCCGCCGAACTGTTCGAGGTGGTTTCCAGCGGGGCGGTCAGGATCGAAGTGCGGCAGACCTATCTGCTGGCCGAAACCGCCGCCGCGCATCGCGATCTGGAAGCACGCAAGACCACCGGCTCCACCGTGCTGCTGCCTTGA
- the thiS gene encoding sulfur carrier protein ThiS translates to MIIEVNGEKKTLESPRSLAEAIHDLGYEDARIAVARNDEFVPRGDYTTRQLQDGDRLEIVSPMQGG, encoded by the coding sequence ATGATCATCGAAGTCAATGGAGAGAAGAAAACCTTGGAAAGCCCCCGTTCACTGGCGGAAGCCATCCATGATTTGGGCTACGAAGACGCGCGGATCGCGGTGGCGCGCAACGATGAATTCGTGCCGCGTGGCGACTACACCACCCGTCAGCTTCAGGACGGCGATCGTCTGGAAATCGTATCTCCGATGCAGGGGGGTTAG
- a CDS encoding thiazole synthase translates to MWEIGGRQLRSRLLLGTARYPSLAVLQQAIAASGAEIVTVSLRRESATERAGNRFWSTIKEMGVQVLPNTAGCKTVKEAVTTAEMGREIFETAWLKLEVIGDDYTLQPHPFLLVEAAEELCRRGFQVFPYTTEDMVVAERLIQAGCSILMPWGAPIGSGQGLNNPYALRTLRARYPDIALIVDAGIGKPSHAIAAMEMGFDGVLVNTAVARATDPVQMGRAFGLAVESGRLAYLAGAMPVQEMAEPSTPVTGTPFWHQS, encoded by the coding sequence ATCTGGGAAATTGGGGGCCGCCAGTTGCGTTCGCGGCTGTTGCTGGGGACCGCCCGCTATCCGTCGCTGGCGGTGCTGCAACAGGCTATCGCCGCCTCGGGCGCCGAGATCGTGACCGTCTCGCTGCGGCGGGAGTCAGCGACCGAACGGGCTGGAAACCGCTTCTGGTCCACGATCAAGGAGATGGGGGTACAGGTCCTGCCGAATACCGCCGGTTGCAAGACCGTGAAGGAAGCCGTGACCACCGCCGAGATGGGGCGGGAAATTTTCGAGACGGCGTGGCTGAAGCTGGAAGTGATCGGCGACGATTACACCTTGCAACCGCACCCGTTCCTGCTGGTCGAGGCGGCGGAAGAACTGTGCCGACGGGGTTTTCAGGTTTTTCCGTACACCACTGAAGACATGGTGGTGGCGGAGCGGCTGATTCAGGCTGGCTGCTCGATCCTGATGCCGTGGGGCGCGCCGATCGGTTCGGGGCAAGGATTGAACAACCCCTATGCGCTGCGGACCTTGCGCGCCCGTTACCCGGATATCGCGCTGATCGTGGATGCCGGCATCGGCAAACCGTCCCACGCCATCGCGGCGATGGAAATGGGCTTCGACGGCGTACTGGTCAACACCGCCGTTGCCCGCGCGACCGATCCGGTCCAGATGGGGCGCGCTTTCGGTCTGGCCGTCGAATCCGGACGGTTGGCTTACCTCGCCGGCGCGATGCCGGTTCAGGAAATGGCTGAACCGAGCACACCCGTCACCGGAACGCCGTTCTGGCACCAGTCATAG
- a CDS encoding thiamine phosphate synthase — MKTASSHGFYPVVDDVSWVRRFLPLGVRTIQLRIKGRPETEVRRQIREALAIAADYDDCQMIVNDYWREAIQEGAAWLHLGQEDWAGADRVAIRAAGIKLGISTHSPEELANALDAKPDYVALGPIYETTLKKMPWSPQGLERIGEWKTRLSGPLVAIGGISLERAPAVLAAGADAIAVVSDVLRAPDPDGRVRAWLNLFRAAAARA, encoded by the coding sequence ATGAAGACTGCCAGTAGCCATGGTTTTTATCCCGTGGTGGACGACGTAAGTTGGGTGCGCCGCTTCCTGCCGCTGGGCGTGCGGACGATCCAGCTTCGAATCAAGGGGCGGCCCGAAACGGAGGTGCGTCGTCAAATCCGCGAAGCCTTGGCCATCGCCGCCGATTACGACGACTGCCAGATGATCGTCAACGACTACTGGCGGGAAGCCATTCAGGAAGGCGCGGCATGGCTGCATCTGGGGCAGGAAGATTGGGCGGGTGCCGACCGCGTAGCGATCCGGGCGGCCGGGATCAAGCTGGGGATCAGCACCCACAGTCCCGAAGAACTGGCGAACGCCCTGGACGCCAAGCCCGATTACGTCGCCTTGGGGCCGATTTACGAGACGACCTTGAAAAAGATGCCCTGGTCCCCGCAAGGACTCGAGCGCATCGGCGAATGGAAAACCCGTCTTAGTGGTCCGCTGGTCGCCATCGGCGGGATCAGCTTGGAACGGGCGCCGGCGGTGCTGGCGGCGGGGGCGGACGCCATCGCGGTCGTCTCCGACGTGCTGCGCGCCCCAGACCCGGACGGGCGGGTCCGTGCCTGGCTGAATCTCTTCCGCGCCGCCGCGGCCCGCGCATAG
- the purL gene encoding phosphoribosylformylglycinamidine synthase — protein MLRFRGSPALSPFRLEKLLAALRQRVPVVTEVYAEFVHFVDGRLITHDREVLDRLLQYGPAATQRHLGGEPAFLVVPRPGTLSPWSSKATDIARNCGLQHVRRIERGVAYYLESERSLTDGESAELKPLLHDRMTEAVLGPDDDPAVLFAQTEPMPLASVDLLGGGRDALMVANRELGLALSEDEIDYLLDSFIRLGRNPSDVELMMFAQANSEHCRHKIFNADWIVDGIAQERSLFAMIRNTHECHPADVLSAYHDNAAVMTGFFAGRFFPDPTDHQYRYHPEDVHILMKVETHNHPTAISPFPGAATGSGGEIRDEGATGRGSKPKAGLCGFSVSNLRIPDFVQPWERDYGKPARIVSALEIMLEGPIGAAAFNNEFGRPNLAGYFRSFEENGPDGQRRGYHKPIMIAGGLGNIREPHVHKAELPPGAAIVVLGGPAMLIGLGGGAASSMAAGSSHEDLDFASVQRGNPEIQRRVQEVIDRCAALGQNNPILSIHDVGAGGLSNAVPEIVHDAGRGGRFELRDVPNDDPGMSPMQIWCNEAQERYVLAIAAEELERFKALCERERCPYAVIGLTTETPHLTVDDRQFGNRPVDLPMNVLFGQPPKLLREVTREPAALWPLDLAGVGLADAVARVLRFPAVADKSFLITIGDRTVTGLVCRDQMVGPWQVPVADVAVTATSFDADTGEAMAMGERAPLALLDAPASGRMAVGEALTNIAAARIDKLGDVKLSANWMAAAGHPGEDARLFDTVRAVGMELCPALGIAIPVGKDSLSMKTVWDADGERKSVVGPLSLIVSAFAPVPDLRRTLTPQLRADRGDTDLILIDLGRGKNRLGGSALAQVYNQLGDAVPDLDQPEDLTAFFRVIQELNAAGRLLAYHDRSDGGLLAVLAEMMFAGGRGVTVLLDDLGEELLPALFAEELGAVVQVRARDRDGVLGRLIAAGLGEYSHVIGAPNDQDRLILRHAGESVFSASRVELRRLWSETSTHLQALRDHPDCAREALEAACDPADPGLSARLSFDPAEDVAAPFIANGGARPRVAILREQGVNGQIEMAAAFDRAGFAAVDVHMSDIMTGRVALADFHGLAACGGFSYGDVLGAGEGWAKSILFNPRVREQFAAFFARPDSFGLGICNGCQMLSNLHELIAGTEAWPRFVRNRVEQFEARLSLVEVLPSSSLFLRGMEGSRLPVAVAHGEGRAEFRDAGGADAALAAGVAALRFVDNRGQPAETYPANPNGSPGGIAGLSSRDGRFTILMPHPERLFRTMQYSWHPEGWGEDGPWLRLFRNARRWLG, from the coding sequence ATGCTGCGTTTTCGTGGAAGCCCCGCCCTGTCGCCATTCCGTCTGGAGAAGTTGCTGGCCGCGCTGCGCCAGCGGGTGCCAGTCGTCACCGAGGTCTACGCCGAGTTCGTCCATTTCGTGGACGGTCGCCTGATCACGCACGATCGCGAGGTGCTGGACCGGCTGCTGCAATACGGCCCCGCCGCGACCCAGCGCCATCTCGGCGGTGAACCCGCTTTCCTGGTCGTTCCGCGTCCTGGCACTCTTTCGCCCTGGTCCTCCAAAGCCACTGACATTGCCCGCAACTGCGGCTTGCAACATGTCCGCCGCATCGAGCGGGGCGTGGCCTATTACCTGGAGTCGGAACGTTCGTTGACCGACGGCGAGTCAGCCGAACTCAAACCGCTGCTGCACGACCGCATGACCGAAGCGGTGCTGGGGCCGGACGACGATCCCGCCGTGCTGTTTGCCCAGACCGAACCGATGCCGCTGGCCAGCGTGGATTTGCTCGGCGGCGGGCGCGACGCGCTGATGGTCGCCAACCGCGAACTGGGGTTGGCGCTGTCGGAGGACGAAATCGACTATCTGCTCGACAGCTTCATCCGTCTGGGACGCAACCCCAGCGATGTGGAACTGATGATGTTCGCGCAGGCCAACTCCGAACACTGCCGGCACAAGATCTTCAACGCCGACTGGATCGTCGATGGCATCGCGCAAGAGCGCTCCCTGTTCGCGATGATCCGTAACACGCACGAATGCCACCCCGCCGACGTGCTGTCGGCCTACCACGATAATGCGGCGGTGATGACGGGGTTTTTCGCCGGGCGTTTTTTCCCCGATCCGACCGACCATCAGTACCGCTATCACCCGGAAGACGTGCATATCCTGATGAAGGTGGAGACGCACAATCACCCGACCGCCATTTCGCCCTTCCCCGGCGCGGCCACCGGTTCCGGTGGCGAAATCCGCGACGAAGGCGCGACCGGGCGCGGTTCCAAACCCAAGGCTGGCTTGTGCGGTTTCTCCGTGTCGAACTTACGCATTCCGGATTTCGTCCAGCCCTGGGAGCGGGATTACGGTAAACCGGCGCGCATCGTCTCGGCGCTGGAGATCATGCTCGAAGGCCCCATCGGCGCGGCGGCTTTCAATAACGAGTTCGGCCGCCCCAACCTGGCCGGTTACTTTCGCAGCTTCGAGGAAAACGGTCCCGACGGGCAGCGACGCGGCTATCACAAGCCGATCATGATCGCCGGCGGCCTGGGCAATATCCGCGAACCGCATGTGCACAAGGCCGAACTGCCGCCGGGCGCCGCCATTGTGGTGTTGGGCGGTCCGGCGATGCTGATCGGGCTGGGCGGTGGCGCGGCGTCCAGCATGGCGGCGGGCAGCTCGCACGAAGATCTCGACTTCGCCTCGGTGCAGCGCGGCAATCCGGAAATCCAGCGCCGTGTCCAGGAAGTCATCGACCGCTGCGCGGCGCTGGGTCAGAACAACCCCATTCTCTCGATTCACGATGTTGGCGCGGGCGGGCTATCCAACGCCGTGCCGGAAATCGTCCACGACGCCGGGCGGGGCGGGCGCTTCGAATTGCGCGATGTACCGAACGACGATCCCGGCATGTCGCCGATGCAGATCTGGTGCAACGAGGCGCAGGAACGCTATGTGCTGGCCATCGCCGCCGAGGAGCTGGAGCGCTTCAAGGCGCTGTGCGAACGCGAGCGTTGCCCGTATGCGGTGATCGGCCTGACCACGGAAACGCCGCATTTGACGGTCGATGACCGCCAGTTCGGCAACCGGCCGGTGGATTTGCCGATGAACGTGTTGTTCGGCCAGCCGCCGAAACTGCTGCGCGAGGTGACGCGGGAGCCCGCCGCGCTGTGGCCGCTCGATCTGGCGGGGGTCGGGTTGGCCGACGCCGTGGCGCGGGTGTTGCGCTTCCCGGCGGTGGCCGACAAAAGTTTCCTGATCACCATCGGCGACCGCACCGTGACCGGACTGGTCTGTCGCGATCAGATGGTCGGACCCTGGCAGGTTCCGGTCGCCGATGTCGCGGTGACCGCCACCAGCTTCGATGCCGATACCGGCGAGGCGATGGCCATGGGCGAGCGCGCGCCGCTGGCGCTGCTGGACGCGCCGGCTTCCGGCCGGATGGCGGTCGGCGAAGCGCTGACCAACATCGCCGCCGCCCGGATCGACAAGCTGGGCGATGTCAAGCTGTCGGCCAACTGGATGGCGGCGGCCGGTCACCCCGGCGAGGACGCCCGGCTGTTCGATACCGTCCGGGCCGTGGGGATGGAACTGTGCCCGGCGCTGGGTATCGCCATTCCGGTCGGCAAGGATTCGCTGTCGATGAAAACGGTCTGGGACGCGGACGGCGAACGCAAGAGCGTGGTGGGACCACTATCGCTGATCGTCTCCGCCTTCGCGCCGGTGCCGGATCTGCGCCGCACCCTGACGCCGCAACTGCGCGCCGACCGGGGCGACACCGACCTGATTCTGATCGATCTCGGTCGTGGGAAAAATCGATTGGGCGGCTCGGCGCTGGCGCAGGTTTACAACCAGTTGGGCGACGCCGTTCCCGACCTGGACCAGCCGGAAGATCTGACGGCTTTCTTCAGGGTGATTCAGGAACTCAACGCGGCCGGTCGCTTGCTGGCCTATCACGACCGCTCCGATGGCGGGCTGCTGGCGGTGCTGGCGGAGATGATGTTTGCCGGCGGTCGCGGCGTGACGGTGCTGCTGGACGATCTGGGCGAGGAGTTGCTGCCGGCGCTGTTCGCCGAGGAACTGGGCGCGGTGGTGCAGGTGCGGGCGCGGGATCGCGACGGGGTATTGGGACGCTTGATCGCCGCCGGACTGGGCGAGTATAGCCATGTGATTGGCGCGCCGAACGACCAGGACCGGCTGATTCTGCGCCATGCCGGCGAGTCCGTGTTTAGCGCCAGCCGCGTCGAATTGCGGCGATTGTGGTCGGAAACCAGCACTCACCTACAGGCGCTGCGCGATCATCCCGACTGCGCCCGCGAAGCGCTCGAAGCCGCCTGCGATCCGGCTGATCCGGGTTTGAGCGCGCGGCTGAGCTTCGATCCCGCCGAGGATGTGGCGGCGCCGTTCATCGCCAATGGCGGCGCGCGCCCACGGGTGGCCATCCTGCGCGAGCAGGGCGTGAATGGTCAGATCGAGATGGCGGCGGCGTTTGACCGCGCCGGCTTCGCGGCGGTGGATGTGCACATGAGCGACATCATGACCGGCCGGGTCGCTCTGGCGGATTTCCACGGCTTGGCGGCCTGCGGCGGATTTTCCTACGGCGACGTGCTGGGCGCCGGCGAGGGCTGGGCCAAGTCGATCCTGTTCAACCCCCGTGTCCGCGAGCAGTTCGCCGCGTTCTTCGCCCGTCCGGACAGTTTCGGGTTGGGAATTTGCAACGGCTGCCAGATGCTGTCCAATCTGCATGAGTTGATCGCCGGAACCGAAGCATGGCCGCGCTTCGTGCGCAATCGGGTGGAGCAGTTCGAGGCGCGGCTGAGCCTGGTGGAGGTGTTGCCGTCGTCGTCGCTGTTCCTGCGCGGCATGGAAGGTTCGCGGCTGCCGGTCGCGGTGGCACACGGCGAGGGACGAGCGGAATTCCGCGACGCGGGCGGCGCGGATGCGGCGCTGGCGGCGGGCGTGGCCGCGCTGCGTTTCGTGGATAACCGCGGGCAACCCGCCGAGACTTATCCCGCCAATCCTAACGGCTCACCGGGCGGGATTGCCGGCCTGAGCAGCCGCGACGGTCGTTTCACCATCCTGATGCCGCATCCGGAGCGGCTGTTCCGCACGATGCAATATTCCTGGCATCCCGAGGGCTGGGGCGAAGACGGGCCGTGGCTGCGGCTGTTCCGCAACGCCCGGCGCTGGCTCGGTTGA
- the ptsP gene encoding phosphoenolpyruvate--protein phosphotransferase — MLDILRRIVQDINATRDLSEALNLIVVEVKAAIHTDVCSVYMTDHTRGEHVLMATDGLRPGAIGKVRLKLGQGLTGLAATRAEPVNVDNAPAHPAFRYIAATGEAPFRGFIGVPIVRRRKVFGVLVSQHREQRKYTVDEESFLVTLAAQLAGCINQAEIRQALERLDDDALSGTLFLEGVASARGLAIGEAVVVFPATALNQVPDKDIDDPEAEASRFRQAVAAELAELQRLSERMRLLLAAGDRALFDAYALLLSSDSLVNGTLERIAAGNWAPGALRATVLEYANIFTEMDDPYLRERAADILDLGQRLLDRLQEEQVVNRHYPDHTILMGEEISVSQLLDVPPEKLKGLVSVRGTGASHVALLARGLGVPAVFGVSNLPPGRLNGREVAVDGYTVRVCIQPSSALRQEYLKLIAEEAELSRGLQHLRDLPAETLDDHRLELHANSGLFADIAAARNSGVQGVGLYRSELHFFLRDRFPGEEEQATIYTRVLRIMEPHPVVLRTLDVGGDKPLPYFPISEQNPFLGWRGIRISLDQPDLFKTQLRAMLRAGAVYPNLAILFPMIGGISELSEALDLLRCSEMELREDGVPVRTPRVGIMVEVPSAVYQIDRLVRMVDFVSIGSNDLTQYLLAVDRNNDRVAKLYDPLHPAVLMAIRQVIEGVRAAGKPVGVCGEMAGDPASALLLMAMGVDSLSMNLGSLLKIKWMIRSIRHDAAQDVLAEAMRMDNAAAIREHANLFLDQQGLSGLLRVGK; from the coding sequence ATGCTGGACATCCTGCGGCGTATCGTGCAGGACATCAACGCTACCCGCGATTTGAGCGAGGCGCTCAACTTGATCGTGGTCGAGGTCAAGGCCGCGATTCACACCGATGTCTGCTCGGTATACATGACCGATCACACCCGTGGCGAACATGTGCTGATGGCCACCGATGGCCTGCGGCCGGGCGCGATCGGCAAGGTGCGGCTGAAACTCGGTCAAGGGCTGACCGGGCTGGCCGCCACCCGGGCCGAGCCGGTCAACGTTGATAACGCCCCGGCCCATCCCGCTTTCCGCTACATCGCCGCCACCGGTGAAGCCCCGTTCCGTGGGTTCATCGGCGTGCCGATCGTGCGCCGCCGCAAGGTGTTTGGCGTGCTGGTGTCGCAGCATCGCGAGCAGCGTAAGTACACCGTCGACGAGGAGTCGTTTCTGGTGACGCTGGCGGCGCAACTGGCCGGCTGCATCAACCAGGCGGAAATTCGCCAAGCGCTGGAACGACTCGACGACGACGCACTGTCGGGCACGCTATTTCTGGAGGGGGTCGCCAGCGCCCGCGGTCTGGCGATCGGCGAGGCGGTGGTGGTGTTTCCGGCCACCGCGCTGAACCAGGTACCGGATAAGGACATCGACGATCCGGAGGCCGAGGCGTCGCGCTTCCGCCAGGCGGTGGCGGCGGAATTGGCCGAACTGCAACGCTTGAGCGAGCGGATGCGGCTGCTGCTGGCGGCTGGCGACCGGGCGCTGTTCGACGCTTACGCGCTGCTGTTGAGCAGCGACAGCCTGGTCAACGGCACCCTGGAGCGGATCGCCGCTGGCAACTGGGCGCCCGGCGCGCTGCGGGCCACGGTCCTGGAATACGCCAATATCTTCACGGAAATGGACGACCCCTATCTGCGCGAGCGTGCCGCCGACATCCTTGATCTCGGCCAGCGTCTGCTGGACCGCCTGCAGGAGGAGCAGGTGGTCAACCGCCATTATCCCGACCACACCATTCTGATGGGCGAGGAGATCAGCGTTTCCCAACTGCTGGACGTGCCGCCCGAGAAGCTCAAGGGGCTGGTATCGGTGCGTGGCACCGGTGCCTCGCACGTCGCCTTGCTGGCGCGCGGGCTGGGGGTGCCGGCGGTGTTCGGCGTCAGCAACCTGCCGCCGGGCCGCTTGAATGGCCGTGAGGTGGCGGTGGATGGCTATACGGTACGGGTCTGCATCCAGCCCAGCTCGGCATTGCGTCAGGAATATCTGAAGCTGATTGCCGAGGAAGCCGAACTGTCGCGTGGCTTGCAGCATCTGCGCGATCTGCCAGCCGAGACGCTGGACGACCATCGCCTGGAACTGCACGCCAATTCCGGTTTGTTCGCCGATATCGCCGCCGCCCGCAACAGTGGGGTACAGGGGGTGGGGCTGTATCGCTCGGAGCTGCATTTCTTTCTGCGCGATCGCTTCCCCGGCGAGGAAGAGCAGGCCACCATCTACACCCGAGTGCTGCGGATCATGGAACCGCATCCGGTGGTGCTGCGCACCCTGGATGTGGGCGGCGACAAGCCGTTGCCGTATTTTCCCATCAGTGAGCAGAACCCGTTTCTGGGCTGGCGCGGTATCCGCATCAGCCTGGATCAGCCCGACCTGTTCAAGACGCAGTTGCGAGCGATGCTGCGGGCCGGCGCGGTCTATCCCAACTTGGCGATCCTGTTTCCGATGATCGGCGGCATCAGCGAGTTGAGCGAGGCGCTGGATTTGCTGCGTTGTTCCGAGATGGAATTGCGGGAAGACGGGGTGCCGGTTCGGACGCCGCGGGTGGGTATCATGGTGGAAGTACCGTCGGCGGTGTATCAGATCGATCGCTTGGTGCGGATGGTGGATTTCGTTTCTATCGGCAGCAACGACCTGACCCAGTACCTATTGGCGGTGGACCGCAACAACGACCGGGTCGCCAAGCTGTACGACCCGCTGCATCCGGCGGTGCTCATGGCGATCCGCCAGGTGATCGAGGGCGTCCGGGCCGCCGGCAAGCCGGTCGGCGTGTGCGGCGAGATGGCCGGCGATCCGGCGTCCGCCCTGCTGTTGATGGCGATGGGCGTGGACAGCCTGAGCATGAATCTGGGCAGCCTGCTCAAGATCAAGTGGATGATCCGCAGCATTCGCCATGACGCCGCTCAGGATGTTCTCGCCGAGGCGATGCGGATGGATAACGCCGCCGCCATCCGGGAGCACGCCAATCTGTTCCTCGACCAGCAGGGCTTGAGCGGCCTGTTACGGGTGGGGAAGTAG